CGATTCTCCGGGTATTCAGCGAATTCTGTGGGAATATTCCGTGTTTTCCGTATCGTATACAAGGAACTGGACTCCGTAAGAGGGGATCGCTAATCGTCGAACCCCTGGCGGATTAATACCAGACAGGCCGCCAAGGGATGGGCAGACCCTAGTGGCTAGTTCTTCCACAACACCGGGTGCGCCCGCAACATATTGAGCTGGTTCACCACCGGGACTTGGATAACTGCCAGAAGTACTTGCCTGTTCGTACAGACGGAGAATGTTGGCTGTTATTTCGTGCGGGTGGATTGTGGGGGGATGATAATAGGCGATAACCATCGTAAAAAGATTCTGTGTCGCATGCGGATACGTGTGCAACCGCAGGCGCCAGCCAATCTTTTGTAGAACGACGGCCCCCTGTCGCCAATTCGTGACGCGTTATGCAATGAGGACCGTCTGATTTGAATGGGCATAATCTTTTGTGATGATGAGTCATGGGAAACTAGTTCACCTATCGGCAACCCTCATAGCTACTTCTTTGGCCACGATTCGCTCAGGATGCGAAACCTGAGAGAAAACCGGTTAAAATACATGGCCAGACCTCACAATGAGATGTCATGATGCGCTATGGGTCGCCACCAGCCCGCTTTACCGAGACTTCTCCCAGAAGGCTTTGAGTGCAGGTCACGCCTCCGTGCCTCATGATGAGGACTCACCTTGGGGTTTTTTGATGGCTGCCGGCGGCATAGCCGAAGGGTTTTGCATGATTCCCATCATGGCCATGATTGCGGTGACTATAGCAGCGAACTATCGGAAAAAGTTTACTCGCTACGACTTTTAAACGCTGGAAATATACCATGGTTATGCTTTATTCGACTATACTAGACATAAAAGAGGACATCATCCAGGACGGCGAGTAAACAAGAGGCATTTGTTGTCTCCGACATAGCACTCGCCAACACATCTCCTCATTCCTGCATCTCTTTGCAAGCAAGAGTGACTCTATCATCTAATTTATGCGATCCCAGAAGGAGATCGGTTGTGATGGGACAGGAGTTGTCATTCACTCCCTGGCCACAAGATATCATTAACGGCGCCTTATTGGCTGGACTACTCGTAGGAATGTGGGAATGGAGCGACCTTTTGCGGCGGCGATGGGTTAGAGGCAGTCGGCTCTGGTTAACGCTCGGTATTCCCATTGTGTTGGGGGTCTTAAGTCGTTGGGGACCGTTTGAAATTCCGTTTATGATCTTTCTTGTCGCAGACATCGCATTGTGGGTCATGATCCCTCACTCTTTATGGCAACCGTTGGGCAGTACCCTGCTTATCGCTGCGGTTGCCGCATCGGCCACACCATGGAGTGCCCAGCGATTTCTAGAAATGATAACTATTACCCTGTTGTCCCTCGTTCTTGCACTGCTCATTCCTTATCTCAAAACTTTAAAGAAACGGATAGGATTGTATGCCGCTGTGTCAAGCATGGCTTTGATTCCCTTGATTCCCGGGCGGGATGCTATATCCGATGTCTTGACGTCCATTACTATTGCGGGATTTACCGTCGCCTATATTGTCGAACGCGCTGACAGAATGCGGCAATGGGAAGAAGATATTTATCGAGCTGAGCATGACGCGTTAACCGGGGCTTTCACACGATATGGTCTCAAAACCTGGATGGGCCACTTGTCACCGAGCGCTCGATCTGCGGGCATGATTATAGCGTGCGATCTCGACGATTTCAAATGGTTCAATGACACCTGGGGGCATGATGTTGGGGATCACGTCTTGCAGGCGTTCGCCCACCGCATTCGGGCTGAACTCCGGGCCGAAGACGCCTTAGTGCGTCCGGGGGGAGATGAGTTTACGATATGGATGCCAAATATTGCACCCCGCGATGCAGCGGGGATTGTCGAACGGTTGCACAATGCGGTGACCACGGAACCCTACACATTCCCAACGGGATCATTTGTCTTGGGGGTGTCGGTGGGCTGGGCGGTCGGCGTGCTGTCCGATGACACCGCCCGCCTCGCCGACCAAAATCTGCTGCGGGCTAAACGCCAAGGCAAAAATCGTGTCATCCGTGCTCCTGATCCGTCAGAAATCGCCGGTTCCCGAAAGACCCCGACGGCGCAAATCGGTTGGCTCGCCGACGCGGCCCAGGCCTTTTGGGCACAATGGTCTACCGCAGCGGTTTTGACCGATGCCGCGGGGACCATTGTTGCTGTGAATGCCGCGTATGAACAGCTAACCGGACGAACAGGGGACGAACTGGTTGCCCAGAAACCCGGCATCAACAGCGCGGGCGAGACGCCCTCCCACGTCTATGAGGCGTTATGGCAGCGTCTACAAGACGGCAAAACCTGGCACGGGCATTTAAAAAATCGCCGGCCCGATGGCACTCTATGGTGGGCCTATGAGACCCTGGTTCCCATCGCTATCGGCTCCCAAGTGATTGGCTATTGGGGCACCGTGCAGGAATGTCCTGCAGAAAGTCCGGTGCCTGTGGCATCCCCACTATCCCATGCGGCGTCGGATGTTGACACCCCCGAGGGGGATTTTCTACGTCATCTCACGTTCCAGGCCGTATTTCAACCCGTGGTCGCCCTGGTGAGTGAATCGGTGATAGGACAGGAGGCTCTAATTCGTCCGCGATATCATGGACAGATATTGTCTCCGCTCCCGGTCTTTGCGAGGGCGCAAAGAGCTGGAGTGCTGGTGCAACTGGATGGCCGCTGCCTGCAAACGATTATTCAGGCAATCCAAGGGCAAGGGCCCTGGCCAGGGAGTCAGACGCTTTTTGTCAACGTGGTGAGTGCAACCTTGAAGAATCCGCCACGCTTTCGGCGTCATTGGCAGGATCTTTGTGAGATCGTGCCGCCAAATCAATTGGTCATTGAGGTGTCCGAGCGACACGTCGACGGGGTTGACTGGGAGACGTTAACGCAACCGTATCCGGAGGTGATCTTCGCTCAGGACGATGTGGGGGCGGGGGAATCTGATTTAGCACGACTGGTACGCTGGCGCCCAGGGTGGATCAAAATCGACATTGCGCTAGTGCGCCGGATTGGCGATGATCGCCGCAGTCGAACCCTTATCCAGACATTGACAGATTGGGCGCATGACCAAGGGATGCGGGTCATTGCGGAAGGGGTGGAGACGGAGTCTCAAGCCGCGATGCTTCGCCAATGGGGGGTGGATGCTGGTCAAGGTTATTTCTGGGCGCATCCGATGCCGCAGTGGATCTTGCAGATAACCCGCTAACGAGAGCCCGTTGTGGTGGCGTCCGAGGAGGAACTGACTCTCCTCCGCATCTCTGTGCAGACGTATTGGATCGGCAGTGGTGAACTCGACCTGTTATAAAGTCGACCCCACAAGCCTGTTGGACTACTATCGTCGGGACGTTCAGCTCTACTCATCATGGGGATAGCGGTAGCGTCTCGTCCGGGGCGAAACCCATTACACGCTAGTCAAGGTAGGTGTTTTACGATGTTTAAGGACTCAATACCCAATCAGTCATTAGCCCAGTCAGGACCCAATGATCCAACGCGGAAAAATAGACAAAAACTGGTAGGGGGATTACGCATCGTGTTCGGGGTGTTCTGGCTCATTGATGCCCGACTCAAATGGTCACCGGCCTTTTTTCACGAGTACGTGGGTCTGTTGAAAGCCGCCGCGGTGGGACAGCCTCCGTGGTTGCAGCCCTGGTTTCATGGTTGGATCGCACTCGTCTCGCCACATCCGGATGTTTGGGCCGTTCTGACTGCGCTAATAGAAACGGTAACAGCGCTGGGCTTGATCTTCGGATTTGCTCAAAAACTGGGATATCTCATCGGGAGCCTCTTTAGTTTAGCCATATGGAGCACAGCAGAGGGGTTTGGCGGTCCGTACACCCCCGGCGCCACCGATATTGGCACGTCCATTATTTATTTTTTAGTCTTTGTCTATTTGGCTGCCATGCAATATATGGAGGGATTGCCAGCCTATAGCCTTGATCGGTGGATCATCGCCCACTGGACGCCCTGGCGAAAGATTGCCACGTTTTCCACCGATGCAACAGGGTGGCCCAGTGATCATCCATGACGGGAAGCCCCCGAACAAGAAAGAGGTGGATTTTGTGGGAGGGCGAAGAATTGGTGTTGTGGGGGCTGCAATGGCCTCGGACGCGCGCCCCAAGTCAATGCGAACCCTTAGGTTTTCGTATCGTCCAAACACCTGTGGTCTGGATATCGGATTGTGGCGTGTCGATTTCGATGCCCGCTTACGGTATCAGTGGAACTGGTTACAGGGTTACCGCATCCCGCGCCGAATCACACACCACGGGAGGCGTTTGGTTGGGCTGTCCGAGAGATCAAACGGCATGAACGAAACAATTGGCCAGGGTGACGCGTGATCCGCTGGCGTCGTCGACGGTGCAGGGCATGTGGTCGTGGGCGTATGCTCTAGGCGAATATTGGAAGAACGGGGGGGAGGGCGACATGACCAATAACACCAATAACCTCAACACAAGATCCGCTAGGGGTTCTCGGCAGAGCCGGACGCTCTTGCGGACTGATAATCCTCCGCAAAAGACCACGGAGGAGCCGGACGAGGCCACGTGGCACCAGTGGATAGCCCGTGCGCAAGCAGGAGATGAAGCGGTGTGGGCGTCGATTTTTGCGGCGGCCGACGGATTCATTCGGCGCATGCTCCGGGCCTATTATTGGCCGGGGTTCGACAGTGATAGGAACGATGGAGAACAAATTGCACGGATCGGCGTGTGGCAAGCCGTGATGCAGTATCAGCCAACCCGTCAGATCCCGGTGCGTGCTTGGGTGCGGTGGGTTGTGCGTCGACGACTCGCCGATGGCGTGCGCCAGGCCACCCGGCACAAACAGGTGTTTTATCGTCACGCTTTGCGGTTGGATAGTCCGTGGGGAACGGGAGGCGAGACCAACTCACCTCTCGTGACGGGGCACCACCGATTAGCTGCAGACGCATGTTCTGATCCCCTGCAATGGGTAGAGCGTCTAGAGGAACGCAACCACTTGTACGAAGGTATGGAGGCATTGACGGCATGGGAATGGCAGGTTCTATGGGATGTGGTCGACGGGTTATCCTATGGCGAGATTGCCCGGCTTCGCAGACGGCACCCGAAGGCGGTGGACAACGCCTTACAACGCGCTCGGCGCAAGCTCCGGCAGTATTGGGAACTTGACAGGGAATAAAGGGCCTGATCGGGGATTAGATTGTGCCTTGCGGTATCATACTTCACACCATAGAAGATCTGTACCACGGGGCGTCGGAACTGGTGAAATACTGGCGGACGTGTTCACCCTATCATCGCCGACAGTTTCGGTCCTGCGTGTTCTTACTGTAGGCCTGTGAGTTCAGATCCCTTACGGTGCGTGGCCACGTAAGCTGTCGGGATTTCACTTCCCCTTTTTCCTTCAACGTCTTTTAAATATCCCAACGCCATGGTCTGTACTTGAGAGTACGAGAATGCTCGTCATCCGCTTCTGACCAGTAGATGAGCAACACAAGACGCTCCCAAACGTTGGAAGCGTCTTGTTCTCAGATGTTTTCGACCGGATTCTACGAGGGACTGGTGGTAGGGGTTGGACTCATGGCGGCACTGGGGGTGGTTGATGACGTCGTGGCGCTCAAACTTGCCGTTAACGACTGGACCTGCGTTGTCGCTTGCGTCAAGGCCGTTAATTCGGCTTGAAACATGGCGATAACTTGAGAGAGGGCCTGAGAGCTTGAGTGAGAACCGACCGACGCCGACGCACTGTGGGCCGTTTTCTCGCGTTTGACCGTTTGGGCGAGGGTCGTGTTAATGGTTTGGAGTTGGGTTAAAGCCGTTTGAATGGATGTCTGTCCTGCCGCTAAATCTCCGGACAACGCCTTCACATATGCCCCAATGGCGGCCAGATAATTTTGGCGTGCGCTACGAATTTTTTCTTGTAGCGTGCGCATTTCTTCAACATCAGCTAATACAGTTTGAGACTGTCCGCGCTGTGGGGATGACATAGAAGTCGAAGTCTTTTGGGGAGGATGACTCGACCGTGATGATGCGTGACTGGGTAGAGAGGACGCTTGACTTGGTCGATTTGACGAAGGCACCGTGCCTTGCCCGTGCGAGGAGGGCGTCGAAGACCGGGAGGCATCGTGAGACGGTGTCGATGAATCCTGACTTCCGGGTACTCCGGATGGGCTCGAAGACGGCATGTTCGTATGGCTCGGCATGGTTGACGCCGTCTGGGAAGGCACATCAGAAGACGTGTGAGTCGGGCGATTTCCGGAACTATGACCCGCGGCCATGGCTGGTACGGTGGCGATGAGCGATACCGCCAAGGCCGCGGCTAATGGAGTTATTTTCATAAATCTCACCTCAATTTATGGATTTTGTAACTGCTCAAGCAACTGGTTGAGTTGATTCACAGCACTCTGTAATTTTTGAGATTCGATTGGGGACACGGCATGAGATGTCGAAAGCCGTACGGTTACACGACCTTGCGTCTTTTGTAGCACAATATGTACCGCTTGCGGGTCACCAGATACCGGGGAGGAACGTACTGGAGGGGCCTGTGTGGCTGGAGGGGTCTGTGTGGCCGGATGCGCCGGGCTGCTGAAAGGGGAACCACATCCACTCAAGATTAGGGACAACCCCACCACGCCGCCGCCAAACCTCGTAAATCGCACCATATGTCTATCTCCTCGTATAAAGATATTGGGCTTGGACCTGCTTCTTAGGAAGCACGGCCCATGGGATTCGGTGGAGTCCCTGGCCAGGGACTCCACCGAAACTCGAGCCCGATCTGGAAATATTTGTCTTGCTCCACAAGACCCGGTCGATGATCCTGGATTGGATCCGGACGACTGCCGCGAGTTTCTCCTGCCTCGAGGGACACCCGAAAGGGTGCAGAAGGCCTTGAAAGACTGCGAGGTCGACCGACGGATGGGAAGCTAACACGCGGGTTGCCGCCCTCCACCGAGAGTACCGTTGGCACCGGTACCGTCGCACAACTCGGAGGAGCGTGACGGCTAATGACGAGGTGGCATAGCCCATCCGTGGGCGTCGACCGGTTCCCTTTCCGGATCGCGACGAAAACGTTGCAACCCATTCTCGAAAGGAGGTGTCTCGCATGTTTTCTACCTTGTTTGTTGGCGTCGATGTGAGCCAAGCAGAACACGTCGTGTGTGCCATGACCGCTGAGGGTCAAGTCTGGGCACGCGTCCGCGTGCCCAATGACCGACCGGGCATTGAGCAGCTGATCCAGTGGATGAAGACGCAGGCCGCTGAATTCGATCGGCTCGCCGTGGGCTTGGAATCCACGTCGGTCTATCACTGGCCGCTGTTTGAGGCGTTGACCCAGGCCGAAGGGTTGCACCGATGGCAGCCCCAATGGTTTCTCATGAATCCCAGTATTGTGCAGGGATTTCGCAAAACGTACGTCGACCGAGCGAAAACCGATCCCGGCGATGCGTTTTTGATTGCGGATACCATCCGGTTTGGACGCCTGCGCCCGGCGCCGGCCCCCGATCCTCGCTACACGGCGTTGCGGGTTGTCACGCGCCATCGTTTTCACCTGGCGCAGACTGTCTCGCGCGAAAAAAGCCGCGCGTTGAATGAACTGTTCTGTCTGTGGGGGGGATATCGGGCGACCGCCAAAGATCGCGATCAAGCCTTTTTTTCCGATGTCTTTAGTCGCGCATCGGAACACGTGTTGACCCCATAGACCCCCGATCGCTTGGCCACCACGCCCTTGGCCACCCTGGCCGAAGAAATTGCCCAAATCGGCGGCGCGGCGCTGAAAGCGCCGAACGACATCGCCCAGACACTGCAACGGTTGGCCCACAAGGCCTTTCGTCTGCGGCCCAAAGAATCGGAAGCCCGTCAGTTCAGTCTGGTCATGCACTTGGATACCATTCGCCTGTTGGAAAGCCAAATGCGCCAACTGGACAAAGCGATCGCCCGCGATTTGGCCGCCATCCCTCAAACCGTCACTTCGATCGACGGCATCGGTCCGGTATTTGGAGCGGGCATCGTGGCCGAAATTGGGCCCATAAGCCGGTTCCCTTCCGACGATGCGGTCGCCAAATATGCGGGTCTGACGTGGCGTGCTCATCAATCGGGCACGTTCGACGCGGATGATCGACCGCTGACGCGGTCGGGTAATGCCTACTTGCGGTATTACCTGATCGAGGCGGCCGACCGGGTTCGTGTGCGCGACCCGGAATTCGAAGCCTTTTACATCCGCAAATATCGCGGCGCTACCCACCACCCCCACAAGCGGGCGTTGGTGCTGACCGCACGCAAGCTGACCGGCGTGATCTACGGGCTGCTGACCCGAGGTCAACTTTATGATGGAAGGAGATTTGGTTCGTAACACCGTGGCCCCATAGATCATTGCCAGTTCCTCCCTGCCATTTACTGGTTCGTTAGAACCGGTTAATGGAATGATGCCTTTTTTCGCCCTGCGAGTGAAAAAATAATGCTTGACTTTTTACCGCGGGTCTCATTATCTATGTGAAGCGTCTTTCTGATACGTGCTTATACGTGGCTAAATTCGACAGCATTATCTACTCTCCTTGTTTTTAGGACTAGTTTTTTGACGCCTGAGTGGACCGGGGCTATCAAGACGCCGGAAGATAAAGGGGATACTACTCTTCTAACCGTAGGAATATCTCGCTGTCCTGCGTGGCGTGAAGCCTATTTTGCGAACATGGGTTGCAACCCTTTTGTTTATGTCCACGAATTAGTGTCCAATACAATGTTGAGCTATGCCGACCTTGCGCGTGACCATTTGCAAGGGGGTGTGGTGGAACGTAACGGGTCGCCGAGATCACTTCGGACGGACATAGCGCAAGGTGGAAAATGCTATACCGTGATCGGGATATTGTGCCAGATGATGGCAGCGTTTTTGCGTAGAATCGAGTTAGGTATGGTTACGCTCATAACGTTGGAGTTGTTCATCGCTATGGGCCGTAGGGATATACCACACGATTTCGTTTTGAATTTGCTGGCTTGGTACGAAGATCGTATCACAAATAAGATAATATGACCGTGGCCATCGGGATAAGTAATATCTGGCCGGAATAAACATTCTAAGACCTCGGATTCGGTAATTGTTGTTTCATTCGTTGCCGAGCATAATACGTATACTCTACGAGATTATCGATATTGTGTAACCTTTATCCTACAAGATTTTGCACATTTTGCCAGCGCGCATCCGCTTAGGCCGGCGCTCAACCAAAAAAAGACCCACCGATTGTGGGACAGTTTCAAAGCGGCAGCCGGATTCCACTTATCAAGAATCCAATCGAGGGCGGGCGGCACCGTCTCGTCATCGGACATCTGGGACCGGGGTGGAGCGATTTCGCGGACGGGTTCTTTCTCGGCAATGGTATCCGTACAGCCTCCATGGCCAGGAGGGAGACGACGGCACGTCCCATAACATCTACGCGACGAATTCCCAATTCATCAGCCATGTTGTCAACGAAAAGCACGACCACGGATGTTGACCGAAGTCGTGCCTTTTGCGGTAAAAGACGCTTTTAACTCCTCTTCCGCACGTGATGGGTGAAAGCCGTGGAATTTATCCCGAGGGTCTAGGGGGCACCTGCGTGTAAATCGTGTCCGTAAAACCCCATGCGGCCAAAATGGCCGCCACCGACTGGGTATGAACCGCCGGGACAAAGAGTTGACGGGTCTGGGCATCCAGCGGCACGACAATCAGTCCGCGCAGATGATGTAACACCTCCTGCCCGGTGGGCCGCGCCAACAGACCGCGAGTCGGCGTGGGAAGGGGCGGGGCCTGCCGGGCCCGACGTTCGATGAGACTGAGCACCAACGCGGCGAGCAAGAGCACATAACCTAAGGCTTCCACCCGTTCCGGCTTGTGCACATAGAGCGCATCCACAAAGGCCGGGTCTTTTACAAAGCGAAAACGGTGTTCGATGACCGTCTGGCCTTTGTATTCTTCGAGCAATCGGCGGGCATCAAAGGAGGAGGCCGGCAGATTGGTGATGAAGACAAACGTCGCCGCCCGGTCCTGTGCCGCCTGCACGCGTTGCGCATCGACTGCCCCAATGGTGGGATGGACCCGGTATACCGTGGTGGTAGCCGGTTCGGGGGCATCGTGGCGGGGACGCCCGCGGGTCGTGCGTTTGGGGACCTGCGTTTCCGCGACAACCGTCGCCTCGACATGATGCCATTGGGCGGTGGCCCGCCAAGCGGCCACGGCCGCTTCGGCATCATGAGCACAGGCAAACACGGTCTCCGCGAGGCGAGTCGCCGCCCGGGTTAACTGGTTATGGGCCCGTTCGACCTGGCGGGCAATGGTGTGAGCTTTCCGCTCAGCTAGATGATCGGACCGATAAACCACGAGCCGATAGGATCGGCCCTCAATTTCGCCGGTCTGTTCTGCGGCCGCGTAGGTGGCCGCATCGGCCCGCTCCCCGATTTTGCCGAGGGGAACCCAGGCGTTGGCCGCCAAGGCGGCCGTCTTCGCATCGTGCGCGGCCCGAAATGTTTCCGGACAACGCGAGAGAAAGCGGAGCGAACGGTCAGCCATTGCCTTTAAGTTAGGACCTGTGATGAGAGCGGAATCGGCCACGTAGACCAGTTGTTGCAGTTGCTGAGGCGAAAAGTAATCGTCTAAGGCCGCAATCATCTCGGCATTGAGGGTTTTATCACTCCGATTCCCGTCTTGCACCGTGCCTACCACCGGAATGCCTTCTCGGGTCCCCAACAGCGTCAGGAGAATTTGACGCAGATCGGGACGATGATCCTTGGAATGGCCATAGGTGGGATGCACTCCGGTCTCGGATCCGGTGTCCGGATACGTGCCATAGACCGAGCGGGTCGTACTATCCCAGTGGACAAACACCGGACTATCGGGCGTCCACACGTGGTCGTGCAAGAGTGCTCGCGTTGCAACGGCACTGAAGACGGTGGCGCCACCGGCGGCGGCGACTTTATCCAGAGCCCGTCCGAGGGCATCATCCGTAAAATCGTCCGCGGTGCGGCCGGAACCAAACAACAAGGGCACATCGGTTAACTGAAATTGCTCGTGGACGCGATACAGAGGTCGACGAGCGGTGAGCAAATTGACGACGAGCGCGAAAATCCGTTCGCCGGGCGACAGGTGGCAACGCTGCGAATCCCACGCAACGGTCTGATTTATGGCCTCGACGAATCCAATTTCCTCACAGAGGGCTCGGATGACCGGTCCAGCCCCCACAACAACGGGTGTCGGCATGGGTGTGTTCATAAGAGATTACTTCGCCATGCGATACACAATCTCCTTTGCGATCAGCCCAAAAAAAATAATTTTTTTGTTCCCGCCACGTGCGGAAAGTAAGTTTTAAGGACAATAGTCAGGTAACATGTCTTTCGCTTGCAACGCAAAATGGGGCACCGTTTTTTGGAGCGAGTTCAAGATGGCAGGCACCGAATTCATGGGTGCATGCCGTTCTGCTGCCAAATTCCGAAGGGCATTAAAAAATTCGCGCGGGGCAAGCTCTAACTGATGACGAAGAAACGGGTCTGGGTGCTGAATGTCTACCTGGCAAAATCCGGGAGGCACAGCAAAGTCTTTGAGGTTTGCCGTGACTAAGATATCGGCGCCACTGGCAATGGCGGCAG
The Sulfobacillus thermosulfidooxidans DNA segment above includes these coding regions:
- a CDS encoding bifunctional diguanylate cyclase/phosphodiesterase, with amino-acid sequence MGQELSFTPWPQDIINGALLAGLLVGMWEWSDLLRRRWVRGSRLWLTLGIPIVLGVLSRWGPFEIPFMIFLVADIALWVMIPHSLWQPLGSTLLIAAVAASATPWSAQRFLEMITITLLSLVLALLIPYLKTLKKRIGLYAAVSSMALIPLIPGRDAISDVLTSITIAGFTVAYIVERADRMRQWEEDIYRAEHDALTGAFTRYGLKTWMGHLSPSARSAGMIIACDLDDFKWFNDTWGHDVGDHVLQAFAHRIRAELRAEDALVRPGGDEFTIWMPNIAPRDAAGIVERLHNAVTTEPYTFPTGSFVLGVSVGWAVGVLSDDTARLADQNLLRAKRQGKNRVIRAPDPSEIAGSRKTPTAQIGWLADAAQAFWAQWSTAAVLTDAAGTIVAVNAAYEQLTGRTGDELVAQKPGINSAGETPSHVYEALWQRLQDGKTWHGHLKNRRPDGTLWWAYETLVPIAIGSQVIGYWGTVQECPAESPVPVASPLSHAASDVDTPEGDFLRHLTFQAVFQPVVALVSESVIGQEALIRPRYHGQILSPLPVFARAQRAGVLVQLDGRCLQTIIQAIQGQGPWPGSQTLFVNVVSATLKNPPRFRRHWQDLCEIVPPNQLVIEVSERHVDGVDWETLTQPYPEVIFAQDDVGAGESDLARLVRWRPGWIKIDIALVRRIGDDRRSRTLIQTLTDWAHDQGMRVIAEGVETESQAAMLRQWGVDAGQGYFWAHPMPQWILQITR
- a CDS encoding DoxX family protein is translated as MFKDSIPNQSLAQSGPNDPTRKNRQKLVGGLRIVFGVFWLIDARLKWSPAFFHEYVGLLKAAAVGQPPWLQPWFHGWIALVSPHPDVWAVLTALIETVTALGLIFGFAQKLGYLIGSLFSLAIWSTAEGFGGPYTPGATDIGTSIIYFLVFVYLAAMQYMEGLPAYSLDRWIIAHWTPWRKIATFSTDATGWPSDHP
- a CDS encoding sigma-70 family RNA polymerase sigma factor produces the protein MTRDPLASSTVQGMWSWAYALGEYWKNGGEGDMTNNTNNLNTRSARGSRQSRTLLRTDNPPQKTTEEPDEATWHQWIARAQAGDEAVWASIFAAADGFIRRMLRAYYWPGFDSDRNDGEQIARIGVWQAVMQYQPTRQIPVRAWVRWVVRRRLADGVRQATRHKQVFYRHALRLDSPWGTGGETNSPLVTGHHRLAADACSDPLQWVERLEERNHLYEGMEALTAWEWQVLWDVVDGLSYGEIARLRRRHPKAVDNALQRARRKLRQYWELDRE
- a CDS encoding IS110 family transposase: MFSTLFVGVDVSQAEHVVCAMTAEGQVWARVRVPNDRPGIEQLIQWMKTQAAEFDRLAVGLESTSVYHWPLFEALTQAEGLHRWQPQWFLMNPSIVQGFRKTYVDRAKTDPGDAFLIADTIRFGRLRPAPAPDPRYTALRVVTRHRFHLAQTVSREKSRALNELFCLWGGYRATAKDRDQAFFSDVFSRASEHVLTP
- a CDS encoding transposase, whose product is MATTPLATLAEEIAQIGGAALKAPNDIAQTLQRLAHKAFRLRPKESEARQFSLVMHLDTIRLLESQMRQLDKAIARDLAAIPQTVTSIDGIGPVFGAGIVAEIGPISRFPSDDAVAKYAGLTWRAHQSGTFDADDRPLTRSGNAYLRYYLIEAADRVRVRDPEFEAFYIRKYRGATHHPHKRALVLTARKLTGVIYGLLTRGQLYDGRRFGS
- a CDS encoding IS1634 family transposase yields the protein MPTPVVVGAGPVIRALCEEIGFVEAINQTVAWDSQRCHLSPGERIFALVVNLLTARRPLYRVHEQFQLTDVPLLFGSGRTADDFTDDALGRALDKVAAAGGATVFSAVATRALLHDHVWTPDSPVFVHWDSTTRSVYGTYPDTGSETGVHPTYGHSKDHRPDLRQILLTLLGTREGIPVVGTVQDGNRSDKTLNAEMIAALDDYFSPQQLQQLVYVADSALITGPNLKAMADRSLRFLSRCPETFRAAHDAKTAALAANAWVPLGKIGERADAATYAAAEQTGEIEGRSYRLVVYRSDHLAERKAHTIARQVERAHNQLTRAATRLAETVFACAHDAEAAVAAWRATAQWHHVEATVVAETQVPKRTTRGRPRHDAPEPATTTVYRVHPTIGAVDAQRVQAAQDRAATFVFITNLPASSFDARRLLEEYKGQTVIEHRFRFVKDPAFVDALYVHKPERVEALGYVLLLAALVLSLIERRARQAPPLPTPTRGLLARPTGQEVLHHLRGLIVVPLDAQTRQLFVPAVHTQSVAAILAAWGFTDTIYTQVPPRPSG